In Acidovorax sp. 106, the following proteins share a genomic window:
- the hemH gene encoding ferrochelatase, protein MRSPFHPEPPYTHGQPERTAVLLCNLGTPDEPTAPALRRYLGQFLSDHRVVEIPKLVWMLILHGIILRVRPAKSAAKYASVWTPEGSPLAVWTTKQATLLRGWLGQAGHGVLVRHAMRYGNPSIASQLDALKAEGATRILVLPLYPQYSGTTTASVFDAVYTWAARTRNVPELRFVNHYHDDPGYIDALARTVETHWKRHGQPDQLVMSFHGVPERTLHLGDPYHCEARKTGRLLAERLGLREDRYQITFQSRFGKAKWLEPYTQPTIEALAQKGTHRVDVICPGFTSDCLETLEEINMEVREAFLHHGGKEFHYIPCLNDNHAWIGALSQVAQQHLQGWPTEVASAAALEDARQHAHAGGAPQGRCPVAH, encoded by the coding sequence ATGCGATCCCCCTTCCACCCAGAACCTCCCTACACCCATGGCCAACCAGAGCGCACTGCCGTGCTGCTGTGCAACCTGGGCACGCCTGACGAACCCACTGCGCCCGCATTGCGGCGCTACCTGGGCCAATTCCTGTCAGACCACCGCGTGGTCGAGATTCCCAAACTCGTCTGGATGCTGATCCTGCACGGCATCATCTTGCGCGTGCGCCCCGCCAAGTCGGCCGCCAAATACGCCAGCGTCTGGACGCCCGAGGGCTCGCCCCTGGCCGTGTGGACCACCAAGCAAGCCACCCTGCTGCGCGGCTGGCTGGGCCAGGCGGGGCACGGCGTGCTGGTGCGCCACGCCATGCGCTACGGCAACCCGTCCATCGCCAGCCAGCTCGACGCCCTCAAGGCCGAAGGGGCCACGCGCATCCTGGTGCTGCCGCTGTACCCGCAATACTCTGGAACCACTACCGCCAGCGTGTTCGACGCGGTCTACACCTGGGCCGCCCGCACCCGCAACGTGCCCGAGCTGCGCTTTGTCAACCACTACCACGACGACCCTGGCTACATCGACGCCCTGGCCCGCACCGTAGAAACCCACTGGAAGCGCCACGGCCAGCCAGACCAACTGGTGATGAGCTTTCACGGCGTGCCCGAGCGCACGCTGCACCTGGGCGACCCCTACCACTGCGAGGCCCGCAAGACGGGACGCCTGCTGGCCGAACGCCTGGGCCTGCGCGAAGACCGCTACCAAATCACCTTCCAATCGCGCTTTGGCAAGGCCAAGTGGCTGGAGCCCTACACCCAGCCCACCATCGAAGCCCTGGCCCAAAAAGGCACGCACCGTGTGGATGTGATTTGCCCCGGCTTTACCAGCGACTGCCTGGAAACGCTCGAAGAAATCAACATGGAAGTGCGCGAAGCCTTTTTGCACCACGGCGGCAAAGAATTTCACTACATCCCCTGCCTGAACGATAACCACGCCTGGATCGGCGCCCTGAGCCAGGTGGCCCAGCAGCACCTGCAAGGCTGGCCCACCGAAGTGGCCAGCGCAGCCGCGCTGGAAGATGCACGCCAGCACGCCCATGCAGGTGGCGCACCGCAGGGCCGCTGCCCGGTGGCACACTGA
- a CDS encoding Lon protease family protein, translated as MPATALPASQLRLTIDPSTLGFASTAELQDLPLPWIGQERAQAAAQFGLGMAQPDYHLFVLGEVGSGRASLMRQAMHAAAALRPVPPDLCYLHNFDAPERPRALRLPAGQGRVLRRAMAELAKALQTDIPRHLSSPDFRAQARTIEQAYEAQEAQAFAALQAFAQARQFHLSRTDEDGGHMVFTLTGSNGQPLTESEARALPPEQRAHIDAAEQALRAEIVAFAHTLRPLERVRDDALNQLRKRTVRPLVQQALDAVRAALPEQPDPLPSWLQHIERELLQHLHWFELIEPKDGPAEPSSDKSSSAANTAGATHDDEDDDAHNALNRLLHLCQVHLAVDHHGQTHAPVIVEDNPQHRSLFGSIEAHSDGDTPHADYTGIRAGSLLRAHGGFLLLHLHDLTTEEGLWARLRRFLRCNRLHIDESGGSNSSGAPVALQPEAVAVNVKIVLIGSVDEYYALQDADPDTARRFRAKVDFVERFAASPATRQASAIFVAHSCKRRGLPHFSAPAVALLLEQAHREADDQGRQSAQFAHIEALLMEAATLCQARSGALVEPADVHAAQHAHQLRHNYPEEQLHESIVEGERLITLSGSVTGQINALTQIDLGDYRFGFPVRITARTFAGQEGLLNIEREVDMSGPIHDKGVLILHSYLTALFSHVAPLALNASIVFEQEYSGVEGDSASCAELYALLSSLSGLPLRQGIAVTGALNQHGEVLPVGGINEKIEGWFRACATAGLDGTQGVLIPSRNQRHLMLPREVLEAVQRGLFHVYTVGHVSEGIALLTGEASGMAPGALPPDHASALEETVLSRAEQTLRAYRRACQSAGHTRRGRTRPAARWAHKPGAD; from the coding sequence ATGCCCGCCACCGCCCTTCCCGCTTCGCAACTGCGCCTGACCATCGACCCCAGCACCCTGGGTTTTGCCAGCACGGCCGAGTTGCAAGACCTGCCCTTGCCCTGGATTGGGCAAGAACGCGCGCAGGCAGCGGCGCAGTTTGGGCTGGGCATGGCCCAGCCCGACTACCACCTGTTTGTGCTCGGCGAAGTGGGCAGCGGGCGCGCATCGCTCATGCGCCAAGCCATGCACGCAGCCGCTGCGCTGCGCCCTGTGCCGCCTGACCTGTGCTACCTGCACAACTTTGACGCCCCTGAGCGCCCCCGCGCCCTGCGCCTGCCCGCAGGCCAGGGCCGCGTGCTGCGCCGCGCCATGGCCGAGCTGGCCAAGGCCCTGCAAACCGACATCCCCCGCCACCTGAGCAGCCCCGACTTTCGGGCCCAGGCCCGCACCATCGAGCAAGCCTACGAAGCGCAAGAGGCCCAGGCCTTTGCCGCGCTGCAAGCCTTTGCCCAGGCCCGGCAGTTCCACCTGTCGCGCACTGACGAAGACGGCGGGCACATGGTCTTCACGCTCACCGGCAGCAACGGCCAACCCTTGACCGAGAGCGAAGCCCGCGCCCTGCCCCCTGAGCAGCGCGCCCACATCGACGCGGCCGAGCAGGCACTGCGCGCAGAAATCGTGGCCTTTGCCCACACCCTGCGCCCTCTGGAGCGGGTGCGCGACGATGCACTGAACCAACTGCGCAAGCGCACCGTGCGCCCCCTGGTGCAACAAGCACTGGACGCAGTGCGCGCCGCCTTGCCAGAGCAGCCCGACCCCCTGCCCTCCTGGCTGCAGCACATCGAGCGAGAACTGCTGCAACACCTGCACTGGTTTGAGCTGATCGAGCCCAAAGACGGCCCAGCCGAGCCCAGCAGCGATAAAAGCAGCAGCGCAGCCAACACGGCCGGCGCCACCCATGACGACGAAGACGACGACGCCCACAACGCCCTGAACCGCCTGCTGCACCTGTGCCAGGTGCACCTGGCCGTGGACCACCACGGCCAGACCCACGCACCCGTCATCGTCGAAGACAACCCCCAGCACCGCAGCCTGTTTGGCAGCATCGAGGCGCACAGCGACGGCGACACCCCGCACGCCGACTACACCGGCATCCGCGCAGGCAGCCTGCTGCGCGCGCATGGCGGCTTCTTGTTGCTGCACCTGCACGACCTGACGACCGAAGAAGGCCTGTGGGCCCGCCTGCGCCGCTTTCTGCGCTGCAACCGCCTGCACATCGACGAGTCTGGCGGCAGCAACAGCAGCGGCGCACCCGTGGCCCTGCAACCCGAGGCGGTGGCCGTGAATGTGAAGATCGTGCTGATCGGATCGGTGGACGAGTACTACGCCCTGCAAGACGCCGACCCCGACACCGCCCGGCGCTTTCGCGCCAAGGTGGACTTTGTCGAGCGCTTTGCCGCCAGCCCCGCCACGCGCCAGGCCAGTGCCATCTTTGTGGCGCACAGCTGCAAACGCCGGGGCCTGCCCCACTTCAGCGCCCCCGCCGTGGCCTTGCTGCTGGAGCAAGCCCACCGCGAAGCCGATGACCAAGGCCGCCAAAGCGCCCAGTTCGCTCACATCGAGGCCCTGCTGATGGAAGCCGCCACCCTGTGCCAAGCCCGCAGCGGCGCCTTGGTAGAGCCTGCCGACGTGCACGCAGCCCAACACGCCCACCAACTGCGCCACAACTACCCGGAAGAGCAACTGCACGAATCCATCGTAGAGGGCGAGCGCCTCATCACCTTGAGCGGCAGCGTCACCGGCCAGATCAATGCCCTGACCCAGATCGACCTGGGCGACTACCGCTTCGGCTTTCCGGTGCGCATCACCGCCCGCACGTTCGCGGGGCAGGAAGGCCTGCTCAACATTGAGCGCGAGGTGGACATGTCCGGCCCCATCCACGACAAGGGCGTGCTCATCCTGCACAGCTACCTCACCGCGCTGTTCAGCCACGTAGCCCCCCTGGCGCTGAATGCTTCCATCGTGTTCGAGCAGGAGTACAGCGGCGTAGAAGGCGATTCGGCCTCGTGCGCCGAGCTGTACGCGCTGCTGTCGAGCTTGTCGGGCCTACCCCTGCGCCAAGGCATTGCCGTGACCGGCGCACTGAACCAGCATGGCGAGGTGCTGCCCGTGGGCGGCATCAACGAAAAGATCGAGGGCTGGTTTCGCGCCTGCGCCACAGCAGGACTGGATGGGACGCAGGGCGTGCTCATCCCGTCACGCAACCAGCGCCACCTGATGCTGCCACGCGAGGTGCTAGAGGCCGTGCAGCGTGGCCTGTTCCACGTCTACACCGTGGGCCATGTAAGCGAGGGCATTGCACTGCTCACGGGCGAAGCCTCTGGCATGGCCCCCGGCGCCCTGCCTCCAGACCACGCCAGCGCACTCGAAGAAACCGTGCTCAGCCGTGCCGAGCAAACCCTGCGTGCCTACCGACGCGCCTGCCAAAGTGCAGGGCACACGCGCCGGGGCCGCACACGTCCAGCAGCGCGGTGGGCACACAAGCCTGGCGCAGACTGA
- a CDS encoding glutathione S-transferase family protein, with amino-acid sequence MYRLHSFCQSGNSYKVAFFLRALGVAWEPVFVDFMNGMTRTADWREQTNPMGEAPVLEDGERSLTQSGVILTYLAQRHAPAYLGESEDDKLEVLRWLLFDNHKFTSYFATFRFMKAFGATPPEPALMAWLQGRMDNAFGIVDKHLEGRTFMVGEQPTIADFSLCGYLFYPVEESGYDVATRYPHIHAWLQRLRQLPGWAVPYEILPGERILPKW; translated from the coding sequence ATGTACCGTCTTCACAGCTTTTGCCAGTCTGGCAATTCGTACAAGGTGGCGTTCTTTTTACGGGCACTGGGCGTGGCGTGGGAGCCCGTGTTTGTGGACTTCATGAACGGCATGACCCGCACGGCGGATTGGCGCGAGCAGACCAATCCCATGGGCGAGGCGCCGGTGCTGGAGGATGGTGAGCGCAGCCTGACGCAGTCGGGGGTGATCCTGACTTATCTGGCCCAAAGGCATGCGCCAGCGTATCTGGGGGAGTCTGAGGACGACAAGCTGGAGGTGCTGCGCTGGCTGCTGTTCGACAACCACAAGTTCACCAGTTACTTCGCCACGTTCCGTTTCATGAAGGCCTTTGGTGCCACACCGCCCGAGCCCGCACTGATGGCCTGGCTGCAGGGGCGCATGGACAACGCGTTTGGCATTGTGGACAAGCACCTGGAGGGCCGCACCTTCATGGTGGGTGAGCAGCCCACGATTGCCGACTTCTCGCTGTGCGGCTACCTGTTCTACCCGGTGGAGGAAAGCGGCTACGACGTGGCCACGCGCTACCCGCACATCCATGCATGGCTGCAGCGCTTGCGCCAGCTGCCGGGTTGGGCAGTGCCGTATGAGATTTTGCCGGGCGAGCGCATTTTGCCCAAGTGGTAG
- a CDS encoding YkvA family protein, with product MGIGSTLKIWAKRVKRDGVTLWFAGKHPKTPWYAKALGLFVVAYALSPIDLIPDFIPVLGYVDDVLLLPGLIWLTLRLLPPDVLADCRGQADAWMQAKGAKPRSMAGAVLVVALWLAAGAALWMWLRPLG from the coding sequence ATGGGCATCGGCAGCACGTTGAAGATTTGGGCCAAGCGCGTCAAGCGCGATGGGGTAACCCTGTGGTTTGCTGGCAAGCACCCCAAGACGCCTTGGTATGCCAAGGCGCTTGGGCTGTTTGTGGTGGCGTATGCGCTGAGTCCGATTGACCTGATCCCCGATTTCATTCCCGTGCTGGGTTATGTGGACGATGTGTTGCTGTTGCCTGGTTTGATCTGGCTGACCTTGCGGCTGTTACCGCCCGATGTGCTGGCCGATTGCCGTGGCCAGGCCGATGCCTGGATGCAGGCCAAGGGCGCCAAGCCCCGCAGCATGGCAGGGGCCGTGCTGGTGGTGGCTTTGTGGCTGGCCGCGGGGGCCGCTTTGTGGATGTGGTTGCGGCCGCTGGGTTGA
- a CDS encoding transporter, which translates to MKHRTKNTPSSSTRRLALLALAGTLCTGVFATEGGGSTYPVGTENFTAGAAPPPGLYVLEYLNRYTATRVNDAQGDAVPVPGFKVRANVAATRIIWVTPVELLGGNLAAHTILPLVDLSVRAGGASDSRTGLGDVTVGGAVAWHHSAKLHTVAGLDAVLPTGAYDRNRQANIGRNYLSLQPIGVVTWMDPHGLNADVKATLNFNRTNDDTGYRSGREFIADYALGWGLGGGWIVGVSGYVYRQWSDDKLNGAVVSGARGRSQSIGPSIRYANDKGWLITAKVEKEFGARNRAQGSAFWLRTTVPF; encoded by the coding sequence ATGAAACATCGGACAAAAAACACACCATCCTCCAGCACACGCCGCCTGGCACTGCTGGCACTGGCCGGCACGCTGTGCACCGGGGTCTTTGCCACCGAGGGCGGGGGCTCCACCTACCCCGTCGGCACTGAAAACTTCACCGCAGGGGCAGCGCCACCGCCCGGCTTGTATGTGCTGGAGTACCTGAACCGTTACACCGCCACGCGGGTGAACGACGCGCAAGGCGATGCCGTGCCTGTGCCCGGCTTCAAGGTGCGGGCCAACGTGGCGGCGACGCGCATCATCTGGGTCACCCCGGTAGAGTTGCTGGGGGGCAATCTGGCGGCCCACACCATCTTGCCGCTGGTAGACCTTTCGGTGCGTGCCGGGGGCGCAAGCGATTCGCGCACTGGCCTGGGCGATGTGACGGTGGGCGGTGCCGTTGCCTGGCACCACTCGGCCAAGTTGCACACGGTGGCGGGGCTGGACGCCGTGCTGCCCACCGGCGCGTACGACCGCAACCGCCAGGCCAACATCGGGCGCAATTACCTCTCGTTGCAGCCCATTGGCGTGGTGACGTGGATGGACCCGCATGGCCTGAACGCCGACGTGAAGGCCACGCTCAACTTCAACCGCACCAACGACGACACGGGTTACCGCTCAGGGCGCGAGTTCATTGCCGACTACGCCCTGGGCTGGGGCCTGGGGGGCGGCTGGATTGTGGGTGTGAGCGGGTATGTTTACCGGCAGTGGAGTGACGACAAGCTCAATGGCGCGGTGGTGTCCGGCGCACGCGGGCGCAGCCAATCCATAGGCCCGTCCATCCGCTACGCCAACGACAAGGGCTGGCTCATCACCGCCAAGGTCGAAAAAGAGTTTGGCGCACGCAACCGTGCGCAGGGCTCGGCGTTTTGGCTGCGCACCACAGTGCCGTTCTGA